The following proteins are encoded in a genomic region of Alnus glutinosa chromosome 8, dhAlnGlut1.1, whole genome shotgun sequence:
- the LOC133874618 gene encoding probable leucine-rich repeat receptor-like serine/threonine-protein kinase At3g14840 isoform X1 gives MDNGDDDTYIVSNSSRLSMTNPKLYMNARLSPISLTYYAFCLRNGNYKVNLHFAEIMFTDDKTYRSLGRRIFDIYIQGELVLKDFNIVKEAGGVGKAVIKTFTAAVNNNNTLEIRFYWAGKGTTDIPNKGVYGPLISAISVVNSENGTGISLGAMVGIVVAGAFVIFAIGIVGWKCREQKNKMEQDLKGLNLQTGTFTLRQIKAATNNFDASNKIGEGGFGSVYKGLLSDGTIIAVKQLSSKSKQGNREFVNEIGMISALQHPHLVKLYGCCIEGNQLLLVYEYMENNSLARALFGPEEYGLKLDWPMRQKICVGIARGLAFLHEESTLKIVHRDIKATNVLLDKNLNPKISDFGLAKLDEEDNTHISTRVAGTYGYMAPEYALRGYLTDKADVYSFGVVALEIVSGRTNTSYRAKEESFQLLDWIRELSHDEYPDVIFAEQES, from the exons ATGGATAATGGTGACGATGACACTTATATTGTGTCAAATTCATCCAGGCTCTCTATGACCAACCCTAAATTGTACATGAATGCACGCCTTTCTcctatttctcttacttattaTGCTTTTTGTTTGAGAAATGGAAATTACAAAGTAAACCTCCATTTTGCGGAGATAATGTTCACTGATGACAAAACATATAGAAGCTTGGGAAGGCGTATATTTGATATTTACATTCAG GGAGAGTTGGTATTGAAGGATTTCAACATTGTAAAAGAGGCTGGTGGAGTGGGTAAGGCAGTTATAAAAACTTTTACAGCTGCtgtgaataataataataccttGGAGATTCGTTTCTACTGGGCTGGGAAGGGCACAACTGATATCCCGAACAAAGGAGTCTATGGTCCTCTTATTTCAGCTATTTCTGTGGTTAATTCTG AAAATGGAACTGGTATATCTCTGGGTGCAATGGTCGGGATTGTCGTTGCTGGAGCTTTTGTTATATTTGCAATTGGTATCGTCGGGTGGAAATGTCGTGAACAGAAAAATAAGATGGAACAAG ATTTAAAGGGTTTGAACTTGCAAACTGGTACGTTCACCTTAAGGCAAATCAAAGCTGCAACAAACAACTTTGATGCTTCAAATAAAATTGGGGAAGGTGGTTTTGGTTCTGTTTATAAG GGCCTTCTGTCAGATGGCACCATAATTGCAGTCAAACAGCTCTCTTCCAAATCAAAGCAAGGAAATCGTGAGTTTGTGAATGAGATAGGCATGATTTCTGCTTTGCAACACCCTCATCTTGTTAAGCTCTATGGATGCTGTATTGAAGGAAATCAATTGTTGCTAGTATACGAGTACATGGAAAATAATAGTCTCGCTCGTGCTTTGTTTG GGCCAGAAGAATATGGGTTGAAATTGGATTGGCCAATGAGACAAAAGATTTGTGTTGGAATAGCAAGAGGTTTGGCCTTTCTCCATGAAGAATCGACACTGAAGATTGTTCATAGAGACATCAAGGCTACTAATGTCTTGCTTGATAAAAATCTCAACCCAAAGATATCTGACTTTGGTTTGGCCAAACTTGATGAAGAGGATAATACCCACATAAGCACCCGAGTTGCTGGAACTTA TGGATATATGGCACCTGAATATGCATTGCGGGGTTATTTAACCGATAAAGCAGATGTTTATAGTTTTGGAGTTGTTGCCTTGGAAATCGTCAGTGGGAGGACCAACACCAGTTACCGGGCAAAGGAGGAATCTTTCCAACTTCTTGATTGG ATTAGGGAATTGTCTCATGATGAATATCCAGATGTCATATTTGCAGAGCAAGAAAGTTGA
- the LOC133874618 gene encoding probable leucine-rich repeat receptor-like serine/threonine-protein kinase At3g14840 isoform X2, which yields MDNGDDDTYIVSNSSRLSMTNPKLYMNARLSPISLTYYAFCLRNGNYKVNLHFAEIMFTDDKTYRSLGRRIFDIYIQGELVLKDFNIVKEAGGVGKAVIKTFTAAVNNNNTLEIRFYWAGKGTTDIPNKGVYGPLISAISVVNSENGTGISLGAMVGIVVAGAFVIFAIGIVGWKCREQKNKMEQDLKGLNLQTGTFTLRQIKAATNNFDASNKIGEGGFGSVYKGLLSDGTIIAVKQLSSKSKQGNREFVNEIGMISALQHPHLVKLYGCCIEGNQLLLVYEYMENNSLARALFGPEEYGLKLDWPMRQKICVGIARGLAFLHEESTLKIVHRDIKATNVLLDKNLNPKISDFGLAKLDEEDNTHISTRVAGTYGYMAPEYALRGYLTDKADVYSFGVVALEIVSGRTNTSYRAKEESFQLLDWALLLKEKESLLELVDPRLGSNYNKEEVMVMINVGLLCANASAAVRPTMSAVVSMLEGDVVVPRLVSDPSVSNNEMKEAMWQKYQQSKQQNRSGSQKESISTDGPWTASSNSAADLYPVNLDSDYLEKRSLRS from the exons ATGGATAATGGTGACGATGACACTTATATTGTGTCAAATTCATCCAGGCTCTCTATGACCAACCCTAAATTGTACATGAATGCACGCCTTTCTcctatttctcttacttattaTGCTTTTTGTTTGAGAAATGGAAATTACAAAGTAAACCTCCATTTTGCGGAGATAATGTTCACTGATGACAAAACATATAGAAGCTTGGGAAGGCGTATATTTGATATTTACATTCAG GGAGAGTTGGTATTGAAGGATTTCAACATTGTAAAAGAGGCTGGTGGAGTGGGTAAGGCAGTTATAAAAACTTTTACAGCTGCtgtgaataataataataccttGGAGATTCGTTTCTACTGGGCTGGGAAGGGCACAACTGATATCCCGAACAAAGGAGTCTATGGTCCTCTTATTTCAGCTATTTCTGTGGTTAATTCTG AAAATGGAACTGGTATATCTCTGGGTGCAATGGTCGGGATTGTCGTTGCTGGAGCTTTTGTTATATTTGCAATTGGTATCGTCGGGTGGAAATGTCGTGAACAGAAAAATAAGATGGAACAAG ATTTAAAGGGTTTGAACTTGCAAACTGGTACGTTCACCTTAAGGCAAATCAAAGCTGCAACAAACAACTTTGATGCTTCAAATAAAATTGGGGAAGGTGGTTTTGGTTCTGTTTATAAG GGCCTTCTGTCAGATGGCACCATAATTGCAGTCAAACAGCTCTCTTCCAAATCAAAGCAAGGAAATCGTGAGTTTGTGAATGAGATAGGCATGATTTCTGCTTTGCAACACCCTCATCTTGTTAAGCTCTATGGATGCTGTATTGAAGGAAATCAATTGTTGCTAGTATACGAGTACATGGAAAATAATAGTCTCGCTCGTGCTTTGTTTG GGCCAGAAGAATATGGGTTGAAATTGGATTGGCCAATGAGACAAAAGATTTGTGTTGGAATAGCAAGAGGTTTGGCCTTTCTCCATGAAGAATCGACACTGAAGATTGTTCATAGAGACATCAAGGCTACTAATGTCTTGCTTGATAAAAATCTCAACCCAAAGATATCTGACTTTGGTTTGGCCAAACTTGATGAAGAGGATAATACCCACATAAGCACCCGAGTTGCTGGAACTTA TGGATATATGGCACCTGAATATGCATTGCGGGGTTATTTAACCGATAAAGCAGATGTTTATAGTTTTGGAGTTGTTGCCTTGGAAATCGTCAGTGGGAGGACCAACACCAGTTACCGGGCAAAGGAGGAATCTTTCCAACTTCTTGATTGG GCACTTCttttgaaagagaaagagagtttaTTGGAACTAGTGGATCCAAGGTTGGGCTCAAACTACAATAAAGAAGAGGTCATGGTGATGATCAATGTGGGTCTCCTATGCGCCAATGCTTCAGCAGCAGTTAGGCCTACCATGTCTGCAGTGGTGAGCATGCTTGAGGGCGACGTTGTTGTTCCAAGGTTGGTTTCAGATCCAAGTGTCTCAAATAATGAAATGAAAGAGGCAATGTGGCAGAAATATCAACAAAGCAAACAACAGAATAGGAGTGGGAGCCAGAAAGAGAGTATCTCAACGGATGGCCCATGGACTGCTTCTTCTAACTCTGCCGCTGATCTATATCCAGTCAATTTGGATTCTGATTACTTGGAGAAAAGATCTTTGAGAAGTTGA